Genomic window (Arcobacter aquimarinus):
AAGTTTTAACACTTTTATTTTCATTATATGAAGTTTCACAGTACATAAAGTGTGAAATCTTATTTGCAAAAAATAAAGAAGCAAATAAGACTCCTGTTATTACTCCAAGAGCTAAATTGTGAGTATAAACAGTAACTATAACAGTTGAAAGCATTACGATGTTTGTAGAGAGCGGTAGAGTTTTTAGATTTTTTATTGAAGCCCAATCAAAAGTTCCAATAGAAACCATAATCATAACAGCAACTAAAGCAGCCATAGGAATAATAGAGATAATATCACTTAAAAATACAACCATTATAAGTAAGAAAAAACCAGCTATAAATGTAGATAATCTTCCTCTTCCTCCTGATTTTACATTGATGATTGATTGACCAATCATTGCACATCCAGCCATTCCACCAATACAACCAGAAGCTATATTTGCTATTCCTTGACCTCTTGCTTCTTTTGTTTTATCCCCTTTTGTATCTGTTAGTTCATCAACTATTGTTGTTGTCATAAATGACTCAAGTAATCCAACAACTGCTAAAGCAACAGAATAAGGTAATATAATCCATAAAGTTTCTAAATTAAAAGGAACATCAGGCCATAAAAATATAGGTAAAGTATCAGGAAGTTCTCCCATGTCTCCTACATTTCTTACATCCCAACCTACAAAATATACAAAAATAGTTAAAACAACAATTGTAACAAGTGGAGAGGGAAGCATTTTTCCTATTTTTGGAATATAAGGAAATAAGTAAATTATTCCAAGTCCAACAATTGTAAGTGCATAAACATGCCAAGTTACATTAGTTAGTTCTGGAAGTTGAGCCATAAAAATAAGAATAGCCAAAGCATTTACAAAACCAATTACAACAGCACGTGCTACAAAACTCATAAGTTTTGCAATACCCAAATAAGCTAAAATTATTTGAATAACACCTGTTAAAAGTGTGGCTGCTAACAAATATTGAAGTCCATGCTCTTTTACAAGTGTTACCATAACTAAAGCCATAGCTCCGGTTGCTGCACTAATCATTCCTGGTCTTCCTCCCACAAAAGCTATAACAACTGCAATACAAAATGAAGCATAAAGTCCAACTTTTGGATCAACTCCTGCAATAATTGAAAAAGCTATTGCTTCAGGTATCAGTGCAAGGGCTACTACAAGACCTGAAAGAGTATCTGCTTTTATGTTTGAGAACCACTCTTTTTTTATGGTTTGATACATTAAAATCCTTATTTTTATAAAATTTTTGATTATTTATTTAGGAAAAGTCTCGATTATATCTAAAAAAACTTATATTTTTATGAGAGTGATTTTATTATTTAAATAGTAAATGGTAAAAGAACTAAAAAGTGTGTATAATCTTTTTTTCTAAAAATTATTGTTGTTAGGGAATATTAATGAATAAAATAAATAATTTAACAAATATAAAAATTGCATTTTTATTTGTGGTTTTTTGCAATGCAGTTGTTGATGTTTCACATAAAGTATTACTTCAAAATATAGCTTTTAAAATCTTTGATGGTTCAACGCAAGTTATTTGGATTTCTATAATAAATGCTTTAATAATTATTCCTTTTTTACTTTTGTTTACTGTTAGTGGATATTTGTCTGATAAGTATAATAAAAAAGATATTTTAGTTTATGGTGCTGTTTCATCATTTTTGTTATCTGTTTTAATGGTGATTTCCTATTTAAGTGAAAATTTCTATTTTGCTATGTTTGCTTTAGTTTTATTAGCTGTTCAAAGTGCTATTTATTCTCCTGCAAAATTCGGATTGATTCTTGATATTTATGGTAAAAAAGAGTTGTCTCGTGGAAATGCTGCTTTACAATCAATCTCAATTATTGCTATTTTATTTGCAATAGGAACTACTTCTTTAGTTTTTGAAAATTTTTATAATCTAAATAATCTTCAAAATTTAAATACAAAAGAGCAGTTATTAACAGCAATTTTACCTTTGACTTATTATATTTTACCAGTGGCTCTATTAGAAATGATAGTCTCTTTTGCATTTTTACGAAGAATAAATACAAGTCATAAAAAAAATGAAGAGTTAAGTTTAAACAAGCAAGAGTTATTTCAAGGCAAATTATTAGTAAATAATATAAAAACAATTGCTTCAAATAATGTAATTTTTTTAAGTGTAATTGGTCTATCAATTTTTTGGGGAGTTTCACAAGCTTCTATGGCTGTATTTCCATCTTTTGCAAAAATGTATTTAAATATTACAAATGTATTTGTAATAAATGGAGTTATAGCTGCTTCAGGAGTTGGAATAGCAATAGGTTCTATTATTTATTCAAGATTTTCAAAATTTTATATAGAAGTTGGAACAATTCCTCTTTCAGCACTTGGAATGGCTACAACTTTATACTTATCTACAATCGTAGAAACACCATTTTTACTTGCTATTAGCTTTTTGTTTTTTGGAATTTTTGGAGGAATGTTTGTTGTTCCTTTAAATGCATTAATTCAGTTTAATGCTAAAAAAAAGGTTTTAGGTACAGTTCTTGCAGGAAATAATTGGTTTCATTCACT
Coding sequences:
- a CDS encoding SulP family inorganic anion transporter, encoding MYQTIKKEWFSNIKADTLSGLVVALALIPEAIAFSIIAGVDPKVGLYASFCIAVVIAFVGGRPGMISAATGAMALVMVTLVKEHGLQYLLAATLLTGVIQIILAYLGIAKLMSFVARAVVIGFVNALAILIFMAQLPELTNVTWHVYALTIVGLGIIYLFPYIPKIGKMLPSPLVTIVVLTIFVYFVGWDVRNVGDMGELPDTLPIFLWPDVPFNLETLWIILPYSVALAVVGLLESFMTTTIVDELTDTKGDKTKEARGQGIANIASGCIGGMAGCAMIGQSIINVKSGGRGRLSTFIAGFFLLIMVVFLSDIISIIPMAALVAVMIMVSIGTFDWASIKNLKTLPLSTNIVMLSTVIVTVYTHNLALGVITGVLFASLFFANKISHFMYCETSYNENKSVKTYKFVGQVFFNSADRFYEHIDFKEVLDRVIIDVSRAHFWDITAVYALDKAVIKLRREGAVVEVIGQNEASKTIIDRFGIHDKPQEIEKVMGGH